From a single Chitinophaga sp. Cy-1792 genomic region:
- a CDS encoding cation:proton antiporter, producing the protein MNKRFIWYPVIIGIFGALIWFVLSKGQALPIKQAISTPNSPATVLASGSTWVRYLDNFKHPLALLLLQIVVIMLAARVFGKLANKIGQPSVVGETIAGILLGPSLLGWVAPSFSGFLFPSDSLKSLQFLSQIGLAFFMFIVGMEVDLSKIKNKAHDAVMISHASIVVPFFLGVGLAYFIFEAYAPANISFMAFALFMGIAMSITAFPVLARIVQERKLTGTPLGTLAITCAAADDITAWCILAIVVAIAKSTGIATAIITIALAIVFVAVMLLLVRPWLKKVIQRQLDKSNEKGAAGIVFLALLLSAWMAEVIGIHALFGAFLAGAIMPVQETIRKIFTDKLQDVSLLILLPIFFAFTGLRTHIGLLTQGHLWAAFGMIMLVAVGGKFGGSTITARLMGSSWRQSVSIGALMNTRGLMELVVLNIGYDLGILSPEIFAMMVLMALTTTFMTGPLLDIVAYSERKQHDTKAVTA; encoded by the coding sequence ATGAATAAACGCTTTATCTGGTATCCTGTTATTATCGGAATATTCGGCGCACTGATCTGGTTCGTACTGAGCAAAGGGCAGGCGCTCCCTATAAAACAGGCCATTTCCACCCCTAATTCCCCGGCAACTGTACTGGCTTCAGGCAGTACCTGGGTTAGGTACCTGGACAACTTCAAACATCCGCTTGCCCTGCTGCTGTTGCAGATCGTGGTGATCATGCTGGCGGCGCGTGTATTCGGAAAACTGGCCAATAAGATCGGCCAGCCCTCGGTGGTAGGTGAAACCATCGCGGGTATTCTCCTCGGGCCATCCCTGTTGGGCTGGGTAGCTCCTTCTTTTTCCGGATTCCTCTTCCCTTCGGATTCTTTAAAAAGCCTCCAGTTCCTGAGTCAGATCGGTCTCGCATTCTTTATGTTCATTGTGGGTATGGAAGTAGACCTCAGCAAAATCAAGAATAAAGCACATGATGCCGTGATGATCTCTCACGCCAGCATTGTGGTGCCGTTTTTCCTGGGCGTAGGACTCGCCTATTTCATCTTTGAAGCATATGCCCCTGCCAATATCAGCTTTATGGCTTTTGCCTTGTTTATGGGCATCGCCATGAGTATTACCGCCTTTCCGGTACTGGCAAGGATTGTACAGGAGCGGAAATTAACAGGCACCCCCCTGGGCACGCTGGCTATCACCTGTGCAGCAGCAGATGATATCACCGCATGGTGTATCCTGGCTATTGTGGTAGCGATCGCTAAATCAACAGGTATAGCGACGGCTATTATTACTATTGCACTTGCTATTGTATTTGTGGCAGTCATGCTGCTGCTGGTACGTCCGTGGCTGAAAAAAGTAATTCAGCGCCAGCTGGATAAATCCAACGAAAAAGGCGCAGCCGGCATCGTATTCCTTGCTTTGCTCCTGTCTGCATGGATGGCCGAAGTAATCGGAATTCACGCCTTATTCGGGGCTTTTCTGGCAGGCGCCATCATGCCTGTACAGGAAACGATCCGCAAGATATTCACCGACAAATTACAGGACGTTTCCCTGCTGATTCTCCTGCCCATCTTCTTTGCATTCACCGGTTTGCGTACACATATCGGGCTACTTACCCAGGGACATCTCTGGGCTGCATTCGGTATGATTATGCTGGTTGCCGTTGGTGGTAAATTCGGTGGCAGCACCATTACCGCGCGCTTAATGGGCTCCAGCTGGCGCCAGTCGGTAAGCATAGGCGCATTAATGAATACACGTGGTTTAATGGAACTGGTAGTGCTCAATATCGGTTACGATCTGGGCATCCTCTCTCCGGAAATATTTGCCATGATGGTACTGATGGCGCTGACAACGACCTTCATGACCGGCCCGCTGCTGGATATTGTGGCTTATTCCGAGCGTAAACAACATGATACCAAAGCGGTTACGGCATAA
- a CDS encoding lytic transglycosylase domain-containing protein produces the protein MRKIFLLTLLPALSFGIVKADSNGIPKKTDIATRYADTAVLNQTRVKLPKDTVRATPTSIAVKKAAQSLPNNIRSPKVYEQINNNLVAGYVNNYATRYSQHLAIMIEKGQPYFAMVEKIFREHGIPEEMKYLAVIESSFNTNARSRVGAVGAWQFMAGTARIFGLSVGKKVDERKDFYKSTLAAAQYLNQLYDQFGDWLLVVAAYNCGAGGVQRAMKASGREDFWGMQYFLPAESRNHVYKFIATGYILDRFNNFFGVSMDDNKAVVTNATEVAAPVAAVARGPLTEDEIFSSVEVNVTGKYRLEAIAKGLDMDAAALDRLNPGFAKAMASPANAYDLRIPKDKMKQFLADKEEILKESVQMTLDDKASAVDKSKFPAPAKMPEAKAPAAKAAAAPAKKSGTHHHSTKKKHHTKKK, from the coding sequence ATGAGAAAAATCTTTTTACTTACGCTCTTGCCAGCATTGAGTTTTGGAATTGTGAAGGCGGATAGCAACGGCATACCTAAAAAGACGGATATCGCTACGCGATATGCCGATACTGCTGTATTAAATCAAACCAGGGTAAAATTACCTAAGGATACCGTTCGCGCTACTCCTACTTCCATTGCAGTTAAAAAGGCGGCCCAAAGTCTGCCTAACAATATTCGTAGCCCAAAAGTCTACGAACAGATAAACAATAACCTGGTAGCCGGTTATGTGAATAACTACGCTACCCGTTACAGCCAGCACCTCGCCATCATGATCGAAAAGGGCCAGCCTTATTTCGCCATGGTGGAAAAGATTTTCCGTGAACACGGAATTCCTGAAGAAATGAAATACCTCGCTGTTATCGAATCCAGCTTCAACACCAACGCACGTTCCAGAGTGGGCGCCGTAGGTGCGTGGCAGTTCATGGCAGGTACCGCCCGTATCTTCGGTCTGAGTGTCGGTAAAAAAGTAGACGAAAGAAAAGACTTCTATAAATCTACACTCGCTGCAGCACAGTACCTCAACCAACTGTACGATCAGTTTGGTGACTGGTTACTGGTAGTAGCAGCTTATAACTGCGGCGCCGGCGGCGTTCAACGCGCTATGAAAGCCAGCGGCCGTGAAGACTTCTGGGGCATGCAATATTTCCTGCCAGCTGAATCACGTAACCACGTGTACAAATTCATCGCTACAGGTTATATCCTCGACCGATTCAACAACTTCTTCGGTGTTAGCATGGACGATAACAAAGCTGTAGTTACCAATGCTACAGAAGTTGCCGCTCCTGTTGCTGCCGTAGCAAGAGGTCCGTTGACAGAAGATGAAATCTTTAGCTCTGTTGAAGTAAACGTTACCGGTAAATACAGACTGGAAGCCATCGCTAAAGGCCTCGATATGGACGCCGCAGCACTGGACCGCCTGAACCCTGGTTTCGCAAAAGCTATGGCTTCTCCGGCTAATGCCTACGATCTGCGCATTCCTAAAGATAAAATGAAGCAGTTCCTGGCAGATAAGGAAGAAATCCTGAAAGAGTCTGTTCAAATGACCCTGGATGATAAAGCTTCCGCTGTGGATAAATCTAAATTCCCTGCTCCGGCTAAAATGCCTGAAGCAAAAGCACCGGCTGCAAAAGCAGCTGCTGCTCCCGCAAAAAAATCAGGGACTCACCACCACAGCACCAAGAAGAAACATCACACTAAGAAGAAATAA
- the gatA gene encoding Asp-tRNA(Asn)/Glu-tRNA(Gln) amidotransferase subunit GatA translates to MPEFSSITTFHKALYAGNTTCTEKVRSYLNRIAELKHLNAFLEVYEEEAMEKARQLDDRIKNGQPVGPLAGVVVGIKDVICYKGHNVSCASHILEGFNALYSATAIERLLEADAIIIGNLNCDEFAMGSSNENSVYGPVLNALDTTRVPGGSSGGSAVAVQADLCQVSLGSDTGGSVRQPADFCGIVGLKPTYGRISRYGLVAYASSFDNIGVFGKDIADVAAVLQIIAGPDEFDSTASQKEVPDYQTGLTHNKSYKFAYLRDALYHDGLDPEIKNAFIDLFESLVDDGHEVTGSGFDLIDYVVPAYYVLTTAEASSNLSRYDGVKYGHRTEQKNLDLTDFYKKSRSEGFGKEVKRRILLGTFVLSSGYYDAYYTKAQQVRRLVADKLNEILNQYDAILMPTVPSTAFKLGEKTDDPIAMYLADIYTVLANLAGVPAISVPMWKHSNGMPFGVQIITKKFDESNLLNIAHQLMERNQGSIV, encoded by the coding sequence TTGCCTGAATTCAGCAGTATAACTACTTTTCATAAAGCATTATACGCCGGCAATACTACCTGTACGGAAAAGGTACGTAGCTATCTCAACCGTATAGCGGAGCTAAAACATTTGAATGCCTTCCTGGAGGTATATGAAGAAGAAGCCATGGAAAAGGCCCGTCAACTGGACGATCGTATTAAAAACGGTCAGCCGGTAGGCCCCCTGGCAGGTGTGGTGGTAGGTATCAAGGATGTTATTTGCTATAAAGGCCATAATGTAAGTTGCGCTTCCCACATTCTGGAAGGTTTCAACGCTTTATATTCTGCCACCGCAATCGAACGATTGCTGGAGGCAGATGCTATTATTATCGGTAACCTGAACTGCGATGAGTTTGCTATGGGTTCTTCCAATGAGAACTCCGTATACGGTCCGGTATTAAATGCATTGGATACTACCCGTGTTCCGGGTGGATCATCAGGAGGCTCAGCCGTAGCAGTACAGGCTGATCTCTGCCAGGTGAGCTTAGGTAGTGATACCGGCGGCTCAGTCCGGCAGCCTGCCGATTTCTGTGGTATTGTAGGGTTAAAGCCCACATATGGCAGAATATCCCGATATGGTTTGGTCGCCTACGCGTCATCTTTTGATAATATCGGGGTTTTTGGCAAGGATATTGCCGATGTGGCAGCAGTTCTGCAAATTATAGCAGGACCTGATGAGTTCGATAGCACGGCTTCTCAAAAAGAAGTACCAGATTACCAGACAGGTCTCACACACAATAAATCCTATAAATTTGCGTATTTAAGGGATGCATTGTATCATGATGGCCTTGATCCGGAGATAAAGAACGCATTTATAGATCTTTTTGAATCTTTGGTAGATGATGGTCACGAAGTAACCGGCAGCGGTTTTGACCTGATCGATTATGTTGTACCAGCCTATTATGTGCTGACTACAGCCGAAGCATCTTCCAATTTGTCGCGTTATGATGGTGTGAAGTATGGCCACAGAACGGAACAAAAAAACCTCGATCTGACCGATTTTTATAAGAAAAGCAGATCAGAAGGTTTTGGTAAAGAAGTAAAAAGGCGTATCTTACTGGGGACTTTTGTACTGAGCTCGGGCTATTACGACGCGTATTACACTAAAGCTCAACAAGTTAGGCGATTGGTTGCTGATAAACTAAACGAGATTCTCAACCAGTATGACGCCATTTTAATGCCAACAGTGCCTTCAACGGCATTTAAATTAGGGGAAAAAACTGACGACCCTATAGCTATGTACCTTGCCGACATATACACGGTCTTAGCGAATTTGGCGGGTGTACCTGCAATATCGGTCCCCATGTGGAAGCATTCTAACGGGATGCCTTTTGGTGTACAGATCATCACAAAGAAGTTTGACGAGTCTAACCTGTTAAACATTGCCCATCAATTGATGGAACGCAACCAGGGATCGATTGTATAA
- a CDS encoding twin-arginine translocase TatA/TatE family subunit, whose product MTAVFAKSTFLFLGDLGGSEVLLIAIVVLLLFGGKKIPELMRGLGKGIREFNDAKNNVRQEIEEGMKDKPAAPTQSSTTDTTHGA is encoded by the coding sequence ATGACTGCTGTTTTCGCTAAATCTACTTTTTTATTCCTCGGTGATCTGGGTGGTTCTGAAGTGCTGCTGATTGCTATTGTGGTGTTGCTGCTGTTCGGTGGCAAAAAAATTCCTGAGCTGATGCGTGGCCTTGGTAAAGGCATCCGTGAATTTAACGATGCCAAAAACAATGTGCGTCAGGAAATTGAAGAAGGAATGAAAGATAAACCTGCTGCTCCAACTCAATCATCTACTACCGACACCACCCACGGTGCGTAA
- the rplS gene encoding 50S ribosomal protein L19, with product MNAISFVHEQLTAKKQYPKFKAGDNVTVNYKIVEGNKERIQSFKGDVVKIQGTGFTASFTVRKISDGIGVERLFPLYSPNIDGIVLNKVGKVRRARLYYLRQRAGKAARIKEKRV from the coding sequence ATGAACGCAATTTCGTTTGTTCACGAACAACTGACAGCTAAAAAACAGTACCCGAAGTTTAAAGCAGGCGACAACGTCACTGTCAATTATAAAATCGTGGAAGGTAATAAAGAAAGGATTCAGTCCTTTAAAGGTGATGTGGTGAAAATCCAGGGTACAGGGTTTACTGCGTCTTTCACTGTTAGAAAAATTTCTGACGGTATTGGTGTTGAAAGATTGTTCCCGCTTTACTCTCCTAACATCGATGGTATCGTGTTAAACAAGGTAGGTAAAGTTAGAAGAGCAAGACTGTACTACCTGCGTCAACGCGCTGGTAAAGCAGCCCGTATTAAAGAAAAAAGGGTTTAG
- the trmD gene encoding tRNA (guanosine(37)-N1)-methyltransferase TrmD, whose product MRIDIITVLPELLESPMGHSIMKRAQAKGLLEVHVHPLREYSTLKHQQVDDYQFGGGAGMVMMLEPIVNCIESLKAKVEYDEIIYMTPDGETLNQKMANTLSMKGNLMILCGHYKGIDQRIRDHFITKEISIGDFVLSGGELGAAVLVDAIGRLLPGVLNDETSALFDSFQDNLLAPPVYTRPTEFRGWKVPDVLLSGDHRKIDEWRHQQALDRTKERRPDLL is encoded by the coding sequence ATGCGTATTGACATTATAACTGTGTTGCCGGAACTCCTGGAAAGCCCAATGGGGCATTCCATCATGAAACGCGCTCAGGCAAAGGGTTTGCTGGAGGTACACGTGCATCCGCTGCGGGAGTATTCTACCCTGAAGCACCAGCAGGTGGATGATTACCAGTTTGGCGGTGGCGCCGGCATGGTAATGATGCTGGAACCCATTGTAAACTGTATAGAATCACTGAAAGCCAAAGTGGAGTACGATGAAATCATCTACATGACTCCCGATGGTGAAACCCTGAATCAGAAGATGGCCAACACGCTGTCTATGAAAGGGAACCTGATGATCCTCTGCGGCCATTACAAAGGGATAGATCAGCGTATCCGCGATCACTTTATTACCAAAGAGATTTCCATCGGAGATTTCGTGCTTTCCGGCGGTGAGCTGGGGGCAGCTGTACTGGTAGATGCGATCGGCCGCCTGTTGCCAGGTGTGCTGAATGACGAAACCAGCGCATTATTTGACTCTTTCCAGGACAATCTGCTGGCACCGCCGGTGTATACCCGCCCAACCGAATTCAGGGGCTGGAAGGTACCCGATGTGCTGCTGAGCGGCGACCATCGTAAAATCGATGAATGGCGCCATCAACAGGCCTTAGATAGAACCAAGGAAAGACGACCTGACTTATTGTAA
- the rimM gene encoding ribosome maturation factor RimM (Essential for efficient processing of 16S rRNA) → MSNYFSIGKMLSAHGLTGEILVRHSLGKRSTLKGVEAVFLEERKNTFIPHFIQHVTAKNAEQLYIKLEGIDTKEAAQKLLPGQIYLQEADFKSQAASSSPLALLGFTVEDEQYGTLGTVEEVIEMPMQVLIKVQIQGKEALLPVNEQSLVKVDKKNQVVHLQLPEGLVELYTG, encoded by the coding sequence ATGAGCAATTACTTCAGTATAGGGAAAATGTTGTCCGCACATGGCCTGACAGGGGAAATCCTGGTCAGACATAGCCTGGGCAAGCGCTCCACGCTTAAAGGTGTTGAAGCGGTTTTCCTGGAGGAAAGAAAGAATACTTTTATTCCTCATTTCATTCAGCACGTTACCGCCAAAAATGCGGAACAGCTCTATATTAAACTGGAAGGCATTGATACCAAGGAAGCGGCTCAAAAGCTGCTTCCCGGTCAGATTTACCTTCAGGAAGCTGATTTTAAAAGCCAGGCCGCCTCTTCTTCTCCATTGGCATTACTGGGTTTTACAGTGGAAGATGAACAATATGGAACACTGGGCACCGTAGAGGAAGTTATCGAAATGCCCATGCAGGTATTGATAAAAGTACAGATCCAGGGCAAGGAAGCCTTACTGCCTGTCAATGAGCAATCGCTCGTAAAGGTGGACAAGAAAAACCAGGTAGTGCACCTGCAGCTTCCGGAAGGCCTGGTAGAGCTTTATACCGGCTGA
- the rpsP gene encoding 30S ribosomal protein S16, with protein sequence MPVKIRLQRHGAKKRPFYFIVVADARAPRDGKFIQKIGTYNPLTVPASINIDTEKALRWLQKGAQPTDTVRRILSFKGVLYLKHLLRGVTLGLFDEPTAYQKFAQWQAEHEQKVSARRDGHRKSKLAAPIVRKVEDTPAAPAEGEGTEA encoded by the coding sequence ATGCCAGTAAAAATCAGACTGCAAAGACATGGCGCGAAGAAAAGACCTTTCTACTTTATCGTAGTAGCTGACGCTCGCGCTCCAAGAGATGGTAAATTCATCCAGAAAATCGGTACTTACAATCCACTGACTGTACCTGCTTCAATCAACATCGATACTGAAAAAGCATTGCGTTGGTTACAGAAAGGTGCTCAGCCTACCGATACTGTAAGAAGAATCCTCTCTTTCAAAGGTGTATTGTATTTGAAACATCTCCTCAGAGGTGTTACCCTGGGACTGTTCGACGAGCCTACTGCTTACCAGAAGTTTGCACAATGGCAGGCTGAACACGAACAGAAAGTTTCTGCTCGCCGCGATGGACACAGAAAGTCTAAACTTGCTGCTCCTATCGTTAGAAAAGTAGAAGATACTCCTGCTGCTCCGGCAGAAGGCGAAGGTACAGAAGCATAA